The proteins below come from a single Chryseobacterium sp. MA9 genomic window:
- a CDS encoding SDR family oxidoreductase: MSLYTQPMLREGALKDKVAIVTGGGSGLGKAMTKYFLELGAKVVITSRNLEKLQTTAKELEDETGGKVLCVACDVRNWDEVEAMKEATLKEFGKIDILLNNAAGNFISPTEKLTHSAFDSILDIVLKGTKNCTLSIGKHWIDSKTPGTVLNIVTTYAWTGSAYVVPSACAKAGVLAMTRSLAVEWAKYGIRFNAIAPGPFPTKGAWDRLLPGDLQEKFDMKKKVPLRRVGEHQELANLAAYLVSDYSAYMNGEVVTIDGGEWLQGAGEFNMLEAIPQEMWDALEAMIKAKKSN, from the coding sequence ATGAGTCTATATACCCAACCTATGCTGCGCGAAGGTGCACTAAAAGATAAAGTAGCAATTGTAACAGGAGGCGGAAGCGGTCTTGGAAAAGCGATGACCAAATACTTTCTTGAACTGGGCGCCAAAGTAGTGATTACTTCCAGAAATCTGGAGAAGCTACAGACAACAGCTAAGGAACTGGAAGATGAAACAGGCGGTAAAGTTCTTTGTGTGGCTTGCGATGTAAGAAATTGGGATGAAGTAGAGGCTATGAAAGAAGCTACCTTAAAAGAATTCGGCAAGATTGATATCTTATTAAATAATGCTGCAGGAAACTTTATCTCTCCAACGGAAAAACTGACTCATTCTGCTTTTGACTCTATCCTTGATATTGTCTTAAAAGGAACAAAAAACTGTACCCTTTCTATAGGAAAACACTGGATAGATTCCAAAACCCCGGGAACTGTACTGAATATTGTAACAACATATGCATGGACAGGCTCTGCCTATGTAGTACCATCAGCCTGTGCAAAAGCGGGAGTTTTGGCGATGACCAGATCATTGGCTGTGGAATGGGCAAAATACGGAATCCGTTTCAATGCCATTGCGCCGGGACCTTTCCCTACAAAAGGAGCTTGGGACAGACTTCTTCCTGGAGACCTTCAGGAGAAATTTGATATGAAGAAAAAAGTTCCGTTGAGAAGAGTAGGAGAACATCAGGAGCTTGCGAACCTTGCAGCTTATCTGGTTTCCGATTATTCAGCGTATATGAATGGGGAAGTGGTAACGATTGATGGTGGAGAATGGCTTCAGGGAGCAGGAGAATTTAATATGCTTGAAGCAATTCCTCAGGAAATGTGGGATGCTTTAGAAGCGATGATTAAAGCAAAAAAATCAAATTAA
- a CDS encoding M1 family metallopeptidase, translated as MNFKLPTLISTVAVLLFSGPLHAQEAPKYDYVEAFKPFFYPQTGTATRSASGQPGHAYWQNSADYHLNVSLNEDKKEITGTAEITYTNNSPDKLGFLWLQLDQNLFAKDSRGNGVVPLSGSRNGAHGEEFNGGYKIKSVKLDGKREVKYTITDTRMQIDLPKELKANGGVVKIEIEYSFVSPDYGSDRMGIQDTKNGKIFTMAQWYPRMCVYDDVLGWNTLPYLGASEFYLEYGNITANITVPANHYVVASGELLNEKEVYSKEEINRWNEARNSDKTVMIRPESEISKNKASGTKTWKFKITQSRDFAWASSAGFILDAAKINLPSGKKSLAISAYPAESAGEKAWGRSTEYTKAAIEHYSKKWYEYTYPAATNVAGNEGGMEYPGIVFCHMDSKGGDLWGVTDHEFGHNWFPMIVGSNERLFAWMDEGFNTFINGLSTEAFNKGEYYRKPNLARSGVYLLTDSLEPVMVGPDNMKERSIGALAYYKPGTGLDVLRETILGPEKFDKAFRTYIDRWAFKHPTPWDFFHTMENVSGEELNWFWRGWFFNKWKIDQAVKNVKYINGDFKNGAQITVENIGQLPMPTTVQLKFKDGTAQTVKIPVEVWKRNTEWTFKVDSNKEIDEVKLDPNSVVPDVNLENNSKKPA; from the coding sequence ATGAATTTTAAACTTCCAACCCTTATTTCCACCGTTGCAGTACTGCTGTTTTCAGGACCTTTACACGCACAGGAAGCCCCAAAATATGATTATGTAGAAGCCTTTAAGCCGTTTTTCTATCCGCAGACAGGTACAGCAACCCGTTCTGCAAGCGGACAGCCGGGACATGCTTATTGGCAGAATTCAGCAGATTATCATTTGAATGTAAGCCTGAATGAAGATAAAAAAGAGATTACAGGTACAGCAGAAATTACTTATACCAATAACAGCCCGGATAAATTAGGTTTTCTTTGGCTGCAGCTGGATCAGAATCTTTTTGCAAAAGATTCCAGAGGAAACGGTGTAGTTCCGCTTTCGGGAAGCAGAAATGGAGCTCATGGCGAAGAATTTAATGGCGGATATAAAATTAAATCAGTAAAGCTTGACGGAAAAAGAGAGGTAAAATATACCATTACTGATACAAGAATGCAGATTGATCTTCCAAAGGAACTTAAAGCCAATGGAGGGGTTGTCAAAATAGAAATTGAATATTCTTTTGTCTCTCCGGATTATGGTTCAGACAGAATGGGAATACAAGACACCAAAAACGGTAAGATATTTACCATGGCACAATGGTACCCAAGAATGTGTGTGTATGATGATGTTTTGGGATGGAATACTCTTCCATACCTTGGAGCTTCGGAATTTTATTTAGAATATGGGAATATTACCGCTAATATTACGGTTCCTGCCAATCATTATGTAGTAGCATCCGGAGAGCTTCTGAATGAGAAAGAAGTGTATAGTAAAGAAGAAATCAACAGATGGAATGAGGCAAGAAACAGTGATAAAACGGTAATGATCCGTCCTGAGTCTGAAATCAGTAAAAATAAAGCATCCGGTACAAAAACCTGGAAATTCAAAATTACACAGTCCAGAGATTTTGCTTGGGCGTCTTCTGCCGGATTTATTTTAGATGCAGCAAAAATTAACCTGCCTAGCGGAAAAAAATCCTTGGCTATTTCGGCTTATCCAGCAGAAAGTGCCGGGGAGAAAGCATGGGGAAGATCTACAGAATATACCAAAGCTGCCATAGAACATTATTCAAAGAAATGGTATGAGTATACCTATCCGGCTGCCACCAATGTAGCAGGAAATGAAGGCGGTATGGAATACCCGGGAATTGTATTTTGTCATATGGATTCTAAGGGAGGAGATCTTTGGGGTGTTACAGATCACGAGTTTGGGCATAATTGGTTTCCTATGATCGTGGGATCTAATGAGAGATTATTTGCCTGGATGGATGAAGGATTTAATACATTCATTAACGGACTTTCAACTGAAGCTTTTAATAAAGGTGAATATTATCGTAAACCGAATTTGGCAAGATCAGGAGTTTATCTGTTAACGGATAGTCTGGAACCCGTAATGGTAGGACCAGATAATATGAAAGAAAGAAGTATCGGGGCCTTGGCTTACTATAAACCGGGAACAGGATTGGATGTTTTAAGAGAAACCATTCTCGGACCTGAAAAATTTGACAAAGCATTCAGAACGTATATAGATCGCTGGGCTTTTAAACATCCGACACCGTGGGATTTCTTCCATACCATGGAAAACGTTTCCGGAGAAGAACTGAACTGGTTCTGGAGAGGATGGTTCTTTAATAAATGGAAAATTGATCAGGCCGTTAAAAATGTAAAATACATCAACGGAGACTTTAAAAACGGAGCTCAGATCACTGTTGAAAATATTGGCCAGCTGCCAATGCCTACAACAGTACAGTTGAAATTCAAAGATGGAACGGCACAAACGGTGAAAATCCCTGTGGAAGTTTGGAAAAGAAATACAGAATGGACATTCAAGGTGGATTCTAACAAGGAAATAGATGAGGTGAAGCTGGATCCGAATTCTGTTGTCCCTGATGTCAATCTGGAAAACAACAGCAAAAAGCCGGCATAG
- a CDS encoding DUF2589 domain-containing protein encodes METLKSVLEASHAKKTKNELIDLLSGVEKVLTPAVYEKVSGIEISELSTLTNKELLNIVEDFKKNYDAKWEKSFSGVSSEIMKLIAGKMTADEEIFRTSDAASADFAAELGSIDFATIIGGPLDACVKAQSNASIATVNFINEVGFELTDPANAASPKKLRMAEFKYKKNIPNPDFKEDEPVSATNPKTIPNDVEISVPFIALLNVPSFRIETCEVDFNVKLNSTYTKDVSDEFGINAGVSGGWGPVKFKVDVSYKRTSSTGIKVEKEYSLGVKVRATNDEMPAGLEKVLGLLSQ; translated from the coding sequence ATGGAAACATTAAAATCAGTGCTTGAAGCAAGCCACGCCAAAAAAACAAAAAATGAGTTAATTGATCTTTTATCGGGAGTAGAAAAAGTGCTTACTCCTGCAGTCTATGAAAAGGTATCAGGAATCGAGATTTCAGAATTAAGTACATTGACCAATAAAGAACTTCTAAACATTGTAGAAGATTTCAAAAAGAATTATGATGCAAAGTGGGAAAAATCCTTTTCCGGAGTTTCTTCAGAGATCATGAAGCTTATTGCTGGTAAAATGACTGCCGATGAAGAGATTTTCAGAACTTCAGACGCTGCCAGTGCAGATTTTGCAGCAGAATTGGGAAGTATCGACTTTGCGACTATCATTGGCGGGCCTTTGGACGCTTGTGTAAAAGCACAGTCTAATGCCTCTATTGCAACCGTTAATTTCATCAATGAAGTTGGTTTTGAACTTACAGATCCTGCCAATGCTGCCAGTCCTAAAAAACTGAGAATGGCAGAATTCAAATACAAAAAAAATATCCCGAATCCGGATTTTAAAGAAGATGAGCCAGTAAGTGCTACCAACCCTAAAACGATTCCGAATGATGTAGAAATTTCAGTGCCTTTTATTGCGCTGCTGAATGTTCCAAGCTTCAGAATTGAAACCTGTGAAGTTGACTTTAATGTTAAACTTAATTCTACTTATACGAAAGACGTAAGTGATGAGTTCGGTATTAATGCAGGAGTGTCCGGAGGATGGGGACCTGTAAAGTTCAAAGTGGATGTATCTTATAAAAGAACTTCCAGTACAGGAATCAAAGTGGAAAAAGAATATTCTCTTGGTGTAAAAGTACGTGCAACCAATGACGAAATGCCTGCCGGACTTGAAAAAGTGCTTGGACTTCTTTCACAATAA
- a CDS encoding S8 family serine peptidase, with translation METGRYIVLLQDQQKNALKKIEKELEVNITSSEFLSKENRSYEIIDQDNGVLYKNLGILVVDNMDEEQLKSAVKNESNSIIYYEKEREFFPADELQLIKELKKQSAGLAEKISELEKYITNKPLPQKSFVEMEWGLKAIGLENANYTGKGIDICILDTGLETSHPDFSSEEVEGKSFIDGEDWNRDPNGHGTHCAGVATGNTRNDTGKRYGIARGCNLKIAKVLADNGRGTTSSVIDAIDWAITKKFRILSLSLASPVKLDDQPSVLFETIGERALENNCLIIAAAGNDSNRPQIPQPVSMPANSKSIMAVGAIDSQMKIARFSNAGINPSTGGNINVCAPGVDIISAYPKNAKNKNNLYYSMSGTSMAAPHVSGLAALYMEQFPDKSAKEIWELIEKKARPIEGIKYRDIGNGLIQVYL, from the coding sequence ATGGAAACCGGAAGATATATCGTTTTGCTGCAGGATCAGCAGAAAAATGCACTCAAAAAAATAGAGAAAGAGCTGGAAGTGAATATTACTTCTTCAGAATTTCTCTCTAAAGAAAACCGTTCATATGAAATCATTGATCAGGACAACGGCGTGCTTTACAAAAACCTGGGCATTCTTGTGGTGGATAACATGGATGAAGAGCAGTTGAAAAGTGCCGTGAAAAATGAATCTAATTCTATCATTTATTATGAAAAAGAAAGAGAATTTTTTCCTGCAGATGAATTGCAGCTGATCAAAGAACTTAAAAAACAGTCTGCCGGACTCGCAGAAAAAATTTCAGAACTTGAAAAATATATCACCAATAAGCCTTTACCTCAAAAATCATTCGTTGAGATGGAATGGGGATTAAAAGCGATAGGACTGGAAAATGCCAATTATACAGGAAAAGGTATTGACATCTGTATTCTGGATACAGGTCTTGAAACCTCCCACCCCGATTTTTCCTCTGAAGAAGTTGAGGGGAAATCTTTCATAGATGGTGAAGACTGGAACCGAGATCCCAACGGACATGGTACACACTGTGCTGGCGTGGCTACAGGAAATACAAGGAATGATACCGGAAAACGCTACGGAATTGCCAGAGGCTGCAATTTGAAGATTGCAAAAGTATTGGCAGATAACGGAAGAGGTACTACCAGTAGTGTGATAGACGCCATAGACTGGGCAATTACTAAAAAATTCAGAATACTGTCTCTTTCGCTGGCATCTCCTGTAAAACTTGATGATCAGCCTTCCGTCCTTTTTGAAACAATAGGAGAAAGAGCACTGGAAAATAACTGCCTTATTATAGCGGCCGCAGGAAATGACAGCAATAGGCCACAGATTCCGCAACCTGTTTCAATGCCGGCCAATTCAAAATCTATAATGGCTGTTGGAGCTATTGACAGTCAAATGAAGATAGCCAGATTTTCAAACGCAGGAATCAATCCTTCTACAGGAGGAAATATCAATGTCTGTGCTCCCGGAGTAGATATTATAAGTGCCTATCCTAAAAACGCAAAGAACAAAAATAATTTATATTACAGTATGAGTGGTACAAGCATGGCAGCGCCGCATGTTTCCGGACTTGCCGCTTTGTATATGGAACAGTTTCCGGATAAATCAGCAAAAGAGATCTGGGAACTGATTGAAAAAAAGGCAAGGCCTATTGAAGGCATAAAATACAGAGATATTGGAAACGGTTTAATACAGGTATACTTATGA
- a CDS encoding endonuclease/exonuclease/phosphatase family protein, with product MNFRLSMVFLMFFALGFSQDLTVMSFNIRLNVESDKDNAWPKRKQDVADLLTYYHPDYFGVQEALPEQMKDIKTGLKNYDYIGVGRDDGKEKGEFSAIFYDTNKLEVVKSGTFWLSETPEKPSKGWDAALNRICTYAVFKDKKSKKEFLAMNLHFDHVGNVARVKSSELILKKIKELNPKNLPVALSGDFNLTDDSEPIKILSQNMKDTFYHSETKHYGPVGTFTGFNVNEVPKDRIDYIFTQGFKIRSHRHINDRRENLLYPSDHFPVIVNLSL from the coding sequence ATGAATTTCAGACTTTCAATGGTGTTTCTGATGTTTTTTGCATTAGGATTTTCACAGGACCTTACCGTAATGAGTTTTAATATCAGACTGAATGTAGAGTCGGATAAAGATAATGCATGGCCAAAAAGGAAACAGGACGTTGCAGATTTGCTTACCTATTATCATCCTGATTATTTCGGAGTACAGGAAGCGCTTCCGGAACAGATGAAAGATATTAAAACAGGTTTAAAGAACTATGACTACATAGGAGTAGGAAGAGATGACGGTAAAGAAAAAGGAGAGTTTTCTGCTATTTTTTATGATACGAACAAGCTTGAAGTCGTAAAATCAGGAACATTCTGGTTATCTGAAACTCCGGAAAAGCCTTCAAAAGGCTGGGATGCAGCATTAAACAGAATCTGTACCTATGCTGTATTTAAAGATAAAAAATCAAAGAAAGAATTCCTCGCTATGAATCTTCATTTTGATCACGTAGGAAATGTAGCAAGGGTAAAATCTTCCGAACTGATCCTGAAAAAAATAAAAGAACTGAATCCAAAAAATCTTCCGGTAGCGCTGAGTGGAGACTTTAACCTGACGGATGATTCTGAACCAATTAAAATTCTTTCCCAGAATATGAAAGATACTTTCTACCATTCCGAAACCAAACATTATGGTCCGGTAGGAACTTTCACAGGTTTCAACGTTAATGAAGTTCCAAAAGACAGAATCGATTATATTTTTACACAAGGCTTTAAAATAAGATCTCACCGACATATCAATGACAGAAGAGAAAATCTTTTATATCCGTCAGACCATTTCCCGGTGATCGTGAATCTTTCCCTATAA
- a CDS encoding response regulator transcription factor yields MKTKILLAEDDPDFGMILKQYLELEDFEVSWFQNPEDIVPLLQADFPFQIGILDVMMPNIDGFSLAKMIIKERSSFPLLFLTAKNQKIDRLTGLKIGADDYIPKPCDPEELVLRIKNILKRTLPAVTESQIKIGAFSLDTAKLLLSHPNGNNRLTIREQELLLYLLKHNRTIITRDNILDNLWETNDYFTGRSLDVFISRLRKYFNSDPQIKIQSLRGIGFEVDFPTN; encoded by the coding sequence ATGAAAACTAAAATCCTTCTGGCAGAAGACGATCCGGATTTCGGAATGATTCTTAAGCAGTATCTTGAATTGGAAGATTTTGAAGTCAGCTGGTTTCAGAACCCGGAAGATATAGTACCATTGCTTCAGGCTGATTTTCCTTTTCAGATAGGAATTCTGGATGTGATGATGCCTAATATAGATGGCTTCTCGCTGGCTAAAATGATTATTAAGGAAAGAAGTAGTTTTCCATTGTTATTTTTAACGGCTAAAAACCAAAAAATAGACCGCCTTACCGGATTAAAAATAGGTGCTGACGATTATATCCCAAAACCCTGCGATCCTGAAGAACTTGTTCTACGAATTAAAAATATTCTGAAGAGAACACTTCCCGCTGTTACGGAAAGTCAAATAAAAATCGGAGCGTTTTCATTAGACACCGCCAAACTTCTGTTGTCACATCCTAACGGAAACAACCGTCTGACAATACGGGAACAGGAACTTCTGCTATATCTTCTGAAGCATAATCGTACTATTATTACACGAGATAATATTCTGGATAATCTCTGGGAAACCAATGATTATTTTACCGGAAGAAGTCTTGATGTGTTCATCAGCAGGCTCCGTAAATATTTCAACAGTGATCCTCAAATAAAAATCCAATCCCTGAGAGGAATTGGATTTGAAGTCGATTTTCCAACCAATTGA
- a CDS encoding sensor histidine kinase KdpD → MIAKSKILISVFAALFLLLLGIQVYFMYKTYQVKERDIYRSVNDGLTNYTDNLEDIHEAKERNDDSFQEIIIRYHNKEINKKKFLNYFIENRKSARERLIHYIDSRYQKDGYEISARIRYLSIIHLPDSAKVITEPIVIFETQDKLKHPRIASNGSWETSTTKRDDSDKDQVEKRNTFLVKTQTDFEIKNIKSIVFKELTLLIICCVILLSGVLLLYIFTIRNLIQQQKQVEVLHTIVDNISHEFKTPIATLKIASKALKKEWNPETLPLIDRQISRLESLMFQLHKDEIQNEMTPIQPEDWNFFIQDLTVTYPDIDFKLENKISQKLPFDKNLMETVIKNLCENSVKYGAFVVKINIQNSSQQLEIEVSDNGQGMETKELNNIFEKFYRIQNNNIHNSKGLGLGLYFVKKIITNYGGKTEVSSRLNWGSTFKISIPYEN, encoded by the coding sequence ATGATAGCCAAGAGTAAAATTCTGATTTCGGTTTTTGCCGCTCTGTTCCTGCTTTTACTTGGGATCCAGGTTTACTTTATGTACAAAACCTATCAGGTAAAAGAGAGGGACATCTACAGATCCGTGAATGACGGGCTTACCAACTATACAGATAACTTGGAAGACATACATGAAGCCAAAGAGAGAAATGATGACTCTTTTCAGGAAATCATCATCAGATATCATAATAAAGAGATCAACAAAAAAAAATTTCTGAATTATTTCATAGAAAACAGGAAATCTGCCAGAGAAAGACTGATCCATTATATTGACAGCCGCTACCAGAAAGACGGTTATGAGATTTCTGCAAGAATAAGATACCTTTCTATTATACACCTTCCGGACAGCGCAAAAGTAATTACTGAACCTATTGTCATTTTTGAAACCCAGGATAAGCTCAAGCATCCACGTATTGCCAGCAACGGAAGCTGGGAAACCTCAACCACCAAAAGAGATGATTCGGATAAAGATCAAGTTGAAAAAAGAAATACTTTTCTTGTCAAAACCCAGACAGATTTTGAGATTAAAAATATAAAGAGTATTGTTTTTAAGGAGCTTACTTTATTGATCATTTGTTGTGTTATACTGCTTTCCGGTGTTCTTTTGCTTTATATTTTCACGATTAGAAACTTGATCCAGCAGCAGAAGCAGGTAGAAGTTCTCCACACCATTGTGGATAACATTTCACATGAGTTTAAAACTCCAATTGCTACTTTAAAAATAGCTTCAAAAGCATTAAAAAAAGAATGGAATCCGGAAACACTTCCTCTTATCGACAGACAGATTTCCCGGCTTGAAAGTCTGATGTTTCAGCTTCATAAAGACGAAATTCAGAATGAAATGACACCCATACAGCCTGAGGACTGGAACTTTTTCATTCAGGATCTTACAGTTACTTATCCTGACATTGATTTTAAACTTGAAAACAAAATTTCACAAAAACTTCCTTTTGATAAAAATCTGATGGAAACGGTCATTAAAAATCTTTGTGAAAACAGCGTAAAATATGGGGCATTTGTTGTGAAAATAAATATCCAAAACAGTTCTCAACAATTAGAAATCGAAGTTTCTGATAACGGTCAGGGCATGGAAACGAAAGAGCTCAACAACATTTTTGAAAAATTCTACAGAATACAGAATAACAATATCCATAACAGTAAAGGGCTTGGACTGGGGCTTTATTTCGTGAAGAAAATCATTACCAACTATGGTGGCAAAACAGAGGTATCCAGCCGGCTTAATTGGGGTAGTACTTTTAAAATATCAATTCCTTATGAAAACTAA
- a CDS encoding GLPGLI family protein, protein MKKIFIFFILLIGMVINAQTHRFIYELQYRPDPKDTSYDKEEMVLDINPGEVKFYEFEFLTNDSLNILHGGMTSQHTSQSGQTILRKRNSNKNKNFVQIMMMPYYYVFETEDNVQWKIEADTKKINNYNLQKATAIFGGRNWTAWFTPDINIPEGPYKFRGLPGLVLYVEDDKKDFIYSFSRNSNLSKTYDTTRFLEKHYSLAPIVIDFKKWVKLNLEFYNDPYARMRTEFQPDWNVRINGQQIKSKEEFAGLTKQTQINIKKYYNPIELDKIIPYP, encoded by the coding sequence ATGAAAAAGATATTTATTTTTTTTATTCTGTTGATTGGGATGGTCATCAATGCCCAAACCCATCGTTTTATATATGAGCTTCAATACAGGCCTGATCCTAAAGATACAAGTTATGATAAAGAAGAAATGGTACTGGATATCAATCCTGGAGAAGTGAAATTTTATGAATTTGAATTTTTAACAAACGATTCTCTGAATATTCTTCATGGAGGAATGACTTCTCAGCATACCAGCCAGTCCGGACAGACCATTCTACGAAAAAGAAATTCCAATAAAAACAAAAACTTTGTTCAGATTATGATGATGCCCTATTATTATGTTTTTGAAACGGAGGATAATGTTCAGTGGAAAATAGAGGCTGATACTAAAAAGATCAACAATTATAATTTGCAAAAAGCAACTGCCATATTTGGAGGAAGAAACTGGACTGCATGGTTTACTCCGGATATCAACATTCCTGAAGGGCCGTATAAATTTAGAGGACTTCCAGGATTGGTTCTGTATGTGGAAGATGATAAGAAAGATTTTATATATTCTTTCTCGCGAAATAGTAATCTCTCCAAAACATATGATACAACACGCTTTCTCGAAAAGCATTATTCATTGGCTCCTATTGTCATTGACTTTAAGAAATGGGTGAAGCTGAATCTGGAGTTTTATAATGATCCTTATGCCAGAATGAGAACCGAATTTCAGCCGGACTGGAATGTACGCATTAATGGACAGCAAATCAAAAGTAAAGAAGAGTTTGCAGGGTTGACCAAGCAAACGCAGATCAACATAAAAAAATATTATAATCCAATAGAACTGGATAAAATAATTCCTTATCCATAA